Part of the Sphingorhabdus pulchriflava genome is shown below.
CAGCCGCATCACCAGACTAACCGCTGGGTTGAAATGCGCACCCGAGACCGGGCCAAGCATGGTGATCAGCACATAGAGGATCGCACCGGTCGCAATCGTGTTGCCAAGCAGCGCTACTGCAACATTCCCGCCCGCAAGCCGCTCCGCCATGATTCCGGAACCGACCACTGTCGCGAAAAGGAAAAAACTCCCCAGAGCCTCCCCCCAAAGCCTCTGCCTCATGCTGCACCCTCCATATTGCCGATGTCTGCTAGCGCCTTCTGCGCTGCTGTCTTATCCATTGCTGCAAAATCGAGTGCCATGAACGCCTTCACCCGCATTTCGAGCAAGCGCCAGGTTTCCTCAAAGGCAGCATCGACCTCGGCCTCGCTACCCGCCACATCGGCCGGATCGGGCAGGCCCCAATGCGCCTTTAACGGGCTTCCCAAAAAGACCGGGCATTCCTCTCCCGCTGCGTTGCCGCACACGGTGATGGCAAGGTCGATGGGCGGAGCATCCGGCCCCGAAAACTCGTCCCAACTTTTCGAGCGGAAGCTGGCGGTATCGATTCCCCGCCGCGCGAGCAGACGGAGCGCTCCGGGATGCGGCACGCCCTTGGGCTTGCTTCCCGCGCTAAAGGCGCGCACCCGCCCCGCCCCGTGCAGGTTGAACAAGGCCTCTCCAAGGATCGAACGGGCGCTGTTGCCGGTGCAAAGCACCAGTACGTTGCGTATGTCGGGCATGGGCTAACTCAGCCGCAGCAACCGGTTGTTGCAGGCGCTGGCGCCGCTTGCGCCGGCGCGCAACAGGCATTGGCGGCGGCGTTGGCCGAGGCAAGCTGCTGCAATTCGGGGTTGCCGCCATAGACGGTGGATTCGCCGTTGGTCAGGAATGCTTCCCACACCACGCCATCGGGGTCGGCGATCCAGCTTTTTTCCGATTGCGCATAGCAGCAGGTGGTCGCGCCTTCCTCGAGCACCGGGCGGTCGGCGGCTTTCAGGCGGCCATAGACTTCGGCGAGTTCGCCCTGATCCTCGACCTGAATGCCCAGATGCTCGACACCCTTCACCGCGCCGCATTTCTGCGAGATGGCGAAATTGACGCGCGGGTCATCGAGCATCCATTTAGCATAATCGGGCTTCACCACCGAAGGCTCCTGCCCGAACAGGCCCGAATAAAATGCGATAGAGGCGTCGAGCTTTTCGACCCCGACATGCACGTGAAAGCGTTTCATGCACTTTTCCTTTCGTCAGTTATGGCAGGCGCGCAGCCGGATTCCGCATCCGAACCGCAAACCGCACCCGCACAGCAATTTTCCATGAGATACCCGATCAGCCCGTTCATCGCGGCATAATCGGCCGAGTAAATCAGCGACCGCCCCTGCCGCTCCTGCCGGATCAG
Proteins encoded:
- a CDS encoding arsenate reductase ArsC — translated: MPDIRNVLVLCTGNSARSILGEALFNLHGAGRVRAFSAGSKPKGVPHPGALRLLARRGIDTASFRSKSWDEFSGPDAPPIDLAITVCGNAAGEECPVFLGSPLKAHWGLPDPADVAGSEAEVDAAFEETWRLLEMRVKAFMALDFAAMDKTAAQKALADIGNMEGAA
- a CDS encoding ArsI/CadI family heavy metal resistance metalloenzyme, whose protein sequence is MKRFHVHVGVEKLDASIAFYSGLFGQEPSVVKPDYAKWMLDDPRVNFAISQKCGAVKGVEHLGIQVEDQGELAEVYGRLKAADRPVLEEGATTCCYAQSEKSWIADPDGVVWEAFLTNGESTVYGGNPELQQLASANAAANACCAPAQAAPAPATTGCCG